In Tepidimonas taiwanensis, the following are encoded in one genomic region:
- the thiS gene encoding sulfur carrier protein ThiS — protein MQVTLKLFATLGDHLPPGARFNQVELDVPDGTTVQALIDRYQLPPKLVHLVLVNGVFVPPAERATRALAPGDVLAIWPPIAGG, from the coding sequence ATGCAGGTCACGCTCAAGCTCTTTGCCACGCTCGGCGACCACCTGCCGCCGGGGGCGCGCTTCAACCAGGTGGAGCTGGACGTGCCGGACGGCACGACGGTGCAGGCGTTGATCGACCGCTACCAGTTGCCGCCCAAGCTCGTGCACCTCGTCCTTGTCAACGGGGTGTTCGTGCCGCCCGCCGAGCGGGCCACGCGCGCACTCGCCCCGGGTGACGTGCTCGCGATCTGGCCGCCGATCGCGGGTGGCTGA
- a CDS encoding OsmC family protein, with protein MNSTATVTLTRRSGYQFEIDFGLGTPALLSDEPPPLGQSQGPTPNHLLLAAVANCLSASLTFALSKFKQDPGTLRATARATVGRNEANRLRIQRIEVDIELERPGAAYEHLERILSQFEEFCTVSMSVRQGIPIDVRVRDADGQALKG; from the coding sequence ATGAATTCCACCGCCACCGTCACGCTGACCCGCCGCAGCGGCTACCAGTTCGAAATCGACTTTGGCTTGGGCACGCCCGCGCTGTTGAGCGACGAGCCGCCGCCGCTGGGCCAATCGCAAGGGCCGACGCCCAATCACCTGTTGCTGGCAGCGGTGGCCAACTGCCTGAGCGCGAGCCTGACCTTTGCGCTGTCCAAGTTCAAGCAGGACCCGGGCACGCTGCGCGCGACGGCGCGCGCCACCGTCGGCCGCAACGAAGCCAACCGCCTGCGCATCCAGCGCATCGAGGTCGATATCGAACTCGAGCGGCCCGGCGCGGCGTACGAGCACCTGGAGCGCATCCTGTCGCAGTTCGAGGAGTTCTGCACCGTCTCGATGAGCGTGCGCCAGGGCATCCCGATCGACGTGCGCGTGCGCGACGCCGACGGGCAGGCGCTCAAGGGCTGA
- a CDS encoding recombination-associated protein RdgC translates to MFKNLTVFRLAHPIDAPLDAVDAALRAATFSPCGPTQALSEGWVPPRDAEHAPLIESIQGHRVLRYRIERKRVPAAVVRRELQARCAHIEATEGRTPGRREQRELKDAIVQALLPVAFAQSVDVWVWWDVAAGRVALDTTTAARIDAVVTALVKAVDGLRLEPIDTALSPAGAMAGWLAADADDWPPHFAPGREVELKGDGDSPAVVRFARHVLDPQEMRHHLQQGKRPTRLALDWDGRVTFVLTESGQLRRVALADDVLRDDERDAADRFDADVALLTGELSSLIGDLIAALGGERRAGVSP, encoded by the coding sequence GTGTTCAAAAACCTCACCGTCTTTCGCCTGGCCCACCCCATCGATGCGCCGCTCGACGCGGTCGATGCCGCGCTGCGCGCGGCGACCTTCAGCCCGTGTGGCCCGACGCAGGCGCTCAGCGAGGGCTGGGTCCCGCCGCGGGACGCGGAACACGCCCCGCTGATCGAGTCGATCCAGGGACATCGCGTGCTGCGCTACCGCATCGAGCGCAAGCGTGTGCCCGCCGCCGTCGTGCGGCGCGAGCTGCAGGCGCGCTGCGCCCACATCGAGGCGACCGAAGGCCGCACGCCCGGGCGGCGCGAACAACGCGAACTCAAAGACGCGATCGTGCAGGCGCTGCTGCCGGTGGCGTTCGCGCAGTCGGTCGACGTGTGGGTCTGGTGGGACGTGGCGGCCGGGCGCGTGGCGCTGGACACGACCACCGCGGCGCGCATCGACGCCGTCGTGACAGCGCTGGTCAAGGCGGTGGACGGGCTGCGGCTCGAGCCGATCGACACGGCGCTGTCGCCCGCGGGGGCGATGGCCGGGTGGCTGGCCGCAGACGCCGACGACTGGCCGCCGCACTTCGCGCCGGGGCGGGAGGTGGAGCTCAAGGGCGACGGGGACAGCCCGGCGGTGGTGCGCTTCGCGCGCCACGTGCTGGACCCGCAGGAGATGCGCCACCACCTGCAGCAGGGCAAGCGGCCGACCCGGCTCGCGCTGGACTGGGACGGGCGGGTGACCTTCGTGCTGACCGAATCCGGTCAGCTGCGCCGCGTGGCACTGGCCGACGACGTGCTGCGCGACGACGAGCGCGACGCGGCGGACCGCTTCGACGCGGACGTGGCGCTGCTCACCGGCGAGCTGTCGTCGCTGATCGGCGACCTGATCGCGGCGCTGGGGGGCGAGCGCCGCGCCGGCGTCAGCCCTTGA
- a CDS encoding NAD-dependent succinate-semialdehyde dehydrogenase, protein MDMKATPLAQLKDPTLLKTDALIDGQWVAGTERFDVYDPATGQKLADVAKLGPADAERAIAAANAAWPAWRNKTAKERANILRRWHDLLMANQDDLGRLMTAEQGKPLPEAKGEVAYGASFVEWFAEEAKRVNGETLPTFDNNRRLLVLKQPIGVCAAITPWNFPLAMITRKVAPALAAGCPVVIKPAEQTPLTALAAAELAIRAGIPAGVLNVLTSDGPGSVAIGKVLCASDVVRHLSFTGSTEVGRILMAQCAPTIKKLSLELGGNAPFIVFDDADVDSAVEGAFASKYRNAGQTCVCSNRIYVQEGVYEAFVQKFAAKVATAKVGNGFEDGVNQGPLIEEAAVEKVQRHVDDALAKGGRVLTGGKRLGGLFYAPTVVADASPDMLCAREETFGPFAPVFKFRTEEEVIQLANATEYGLASYFYSRDVGRIFRVAEALEYGMVGVNVGILATEHVPFGGVKQSGLGREGSHHGIDEYVELKYVAIGDVLR, encoded by the coding sequence ATGGACATGAAGGCCACACCGCTGGCACAGCTCAAGGACCCGACGCTGCTGAAGACCGACGCGCTGATCGACGGGCAGTGGGTCGCGGGAACCGAGCGCTTCGACGTGTACGACCCCGCCACGGGCCAGAAGCTGGCCGACGTGGCCAAGCTCGGCCCGGCCGACGCCGAGCGCGCGATCGCCGCGGCCAACGCGGCCTGGCCCGCCTGGCGCAACAAGACGGCCAAGGAGCGCGCCAACATCCTGCGCCGCTGGCACGACCTGCTGATGGCGAACCAGGACGACCTGGGCCGCCTGATGACCGCCGAGCAGGGCAAACCGCTGCCGGAAGCCAAGGGCGAGGTCGCCTACGGCGCCAGCTTCGTCGAGTGGTTCGCCGAGGAAGCCAAGCGCGTCAACGGCGAGACGCTGCCCACGTTCGACAACAACCGGCGGCTGCTCGTGCTCAAGCAGCCGATCGGCGTGTGCGCGGCGATCACGCCGTGGAACTTTCCACTGGCGATGATCACGCGCAAGGTCGCCCCGGCGCTGGCCGCGGGCTGCCCGGTCGTGATCAAGCCGGCGGAGCAGACGCCGCTGACCGCGCTGGCCGCCGCCGAACTCGCCATCCGCGCGGGCATCCCGGCCGGCGTACTCAACGTCCTCACCAGCGACGGCCCTGGCAGCGTGGCCATTGGCAAGGTGCTGTGCGCCAGCGACGTGGTGCGGCACCTCAGCTTCACCGGCTCCACCGAGGTCGGCCGCATCCTGATGGCGCAGTGTGCGCCGACGATCAAGAAGCTCTCGCTGGAGCTGGGCGGCAATGCACCCTTCATCGTGTTCGACGATGCGGACGTCGACAGCGCGGTCGAAGGCGCGTTCGCGAGCAAATACCGCAACGCCGGCCAGACCTGCGTGTGCTCCAACCGCATCTACGTTCAGGAAGGCGTGTACGAGGCGTTCGTGCAGAAGTTCGCCGCCAAAGTCGCCACCGCCAAGGTCGGCAACGGTTTCGAGGACGGCGTCAACCAGGGGCCGCTGATCGAGGAGGCCGCGGTCGAAAAAGTGCAGCGCCACGTGGACGATGCGCTGGCCAAGGGCGGCCGGGTGCTCACGGGGGGCAAGCGGCTGGGCGGGCTGTTTTACGCGCCGACGGTCGTCGCCGACGCAAGCCCGGACATGCTGTGTGCGCGCGAAGAGACCTTCGGGCCGTTTGCGCCGGTGTTCAAGTTCCGCACCGAGGAAGAAGTCATCCAGCTCGCCAACGCCACCGAGTACGGGCTGGCCAGCTACTTCTACAGCCGTGACGTCGGGCGGATTTTCCGCGTGGCGGAGGCGCTGGAGTACGGGATGGTCGGCGTCAACGTCGGCATCCTCGCCACCGAACACGTGCCCTTTGGCGGCGTCAAGCAGTCGGGCCTGGGACGCGAGGGCTCGCACCACGGCATCGACGAATACGTCGAGCTCAAGTACGTGGCCATCGGCGACGTGCTGCGCTGA
- the speB gene encoding agmatinase, translating to MTEPTVFNQPLGGNEMPRFGGPATMMRLPTAASPEGLDAAFIGVPLDIGTSHRPGARFGPRQIRAESCLIRPYNMATGAAPFEALQVADLGDVPINTYNLLKSVDIIERHYKPILDAGCIPLTLGGDHTIALPILRAMKAKHGPVALIHVDAHADVNPDMFGERIAHGTPFRRAVEEGLLIGDKVWQIGLRGSGYAADDFDWPRAQGFHLVPAHAVWWRSLAPLMDEIRAAIGPDTPTYLSFDIDGIDPAYAGGTGTPEIGGLTVPQALEIIRGCRGLNLVGCDLVEVAPPYDPSGNTALLGANLLYEMLCVLPGVAYR from the coding sequence ATGACCGAACCCACCGTTTTCAACCAGCCGCTGGGCGGCAACGAAATGCCGCGCTTCGGCGGCCCGGCGACGATGATGCGACTGCCCACCGCCGCCTCGCCCGAAGGGCTCGACGCCGCCTTCATCGGTGTGCCGCTGGACATCGGAACCAGCCACCGCCCCGGCGCGCGCTTCGGCCCGCGCCAGATCCGTGCCGAGTCCTGCCTGATCCGCCCCTACAACATGGCCACCGGCGCCGCCCCCTTCGAGGCGCTGCAGGTGGCCGACTTGGGCGACGTGCCCATCAACACCTACAACCTGCTCAAGTCGGTGGACATCATCGAGCGGCACTACAAACCGATCCTCGACGCCGGCTGCATCCCACTCACGCTGGGTGGCGACCACACCATCGCCCTGCCCATCCTGCGCGCCATGAAGGCGAAACACGGCCCGGTGGCGCTGATCCATGTGGACGCGCATGCCGACGTGAACCCCGACATGTTCGGCGAACGCATCGCCCACGGCACACCGTTTCGCCGTGCGGTGGAGGAAGGTCTGCTGATCGGCGACAAAGTCTGGCAGATCGGCCTGCGCGGCAGCGGCTATGCGGCCGACGATTTCGACTGGCCGCGCGCGCAAGGCTTTCACCTCGTGCCCGCGCACGCGGTCTGGTGGCGGTCGCTCGCACCGCTGATGGACGAGATACGCGCCGCCATCGGGCCGGACACGCCGACCTACCTCAGCTTCGACATCGACGGCATCGACCCCGCCTACGCCGGTGGCACCGGCACGCCGGAAATCGGCGGCCTGACCGTGCCGCAGGCGCTGGAGATCATCCGCGGCTGCCGCGGGCTCAACCTCGTGGGGTGCGATCTGGTCGAAGTGGCGCCGCCGTACGACCCGAGCGGCAACACCGCGCTGCTCGGCGCCAACCTGCTGTACGAGATGCTGTGCGTGCTGCCGGGCGTGGCCTACCGGTGA
- a CDS encoding GNAT family N-acetyltransferase produces MSFTTDTTLTGQHVRLVPLRPEHHDDLVEAVRDGELWKLWYTAIPTPEGMAAEIRRRLGLQQAGSMLPFAVLDPSGKAVGMTTYMNIDATNRRVEIGSTWYRKSVQRSALNTEAKRLLLTHAFETLNCIAVEFRTHFFNHQSRRAIERLGAKLDGVLRSHQINPHPDAQGALRDTCVYSIVASEWPSVKAHLDFQLSRPRA; encoded by the coding sequence ATGTCTTTCACCACCGACACCACCCTGACCGGGCAACATGTCCGCCTCGTTCCCCTGCGGCCCGAGCACCACGACGACCTGGTCGAAGCGGTACGCGACGGCGAACTCTGGAAGCTCTGGTACACGGCCATCCCCACGCCCGAAGGCATGGCGGCCGAGATCCGGCGCCGCCTGGGCCTGCAACAGGCCGGCAGCATGCTGCCGTTTGCCGTGCTCGACCCCAGCGGCAAGGCGGTCGGCATGACCACCTACATGAACATCGACGCCACCAACCGCCGCGTCGAGATCGGCTCCACCTGGTACCGGAAGTCCGTGCAGCGCAGCGCGCTCAACACCGAGGCCAAACGCCTGCTGCTGACCCACGCCTTCGAGACACTGAATTGCATCGCGGTCGAGTTCCGCACCCACTTCTTCAACCACCAGAGCCGCCGGGCCATCGAACGCCTGGGCGCCAAGCTCGACGGCGTGCTGCGCTCGCACCAGATCAACCCGCACCCCGACGCCCAAGGAGCGCTGCGCGACACCTGCGTCTACAGCATCGTGGCCAGCGAATGGCCCAGCGTGAAGGCCCACCTGGATTTCCAGCTCTCGCGTCCGCGTGCCTGA
- a CDS encoding ABC transporter permease, with protein MRRWLPDLPTHYRWYDHIGWWLLRAAAVAVLVFLVLPIAAIVPLSFSDSTFLAYPIENWSLRWYREMWHAPEWIRAARNSFIVAPAATLIATVLGTLAAMGLARTRFPGKELINSIVIAPMVVPIVVVGVGTYLYFARLGLNDSYLGLILVHAALGAPFVVTTVMATLQNFNTNLVRASLSLGAGPIETFRRVTLPVIAPGVISGALFAFATSFDEVVVTLFLAGPEQVTLPRQMFTGIRENISPTIAAVATLLTLFTTALMLTLEWLRGRRK; from the coding sequence ATGCGACGCTGGCTGCCCGACCTGCCGACCCACTACCGCTGGTACGACCACATTGGCTGGTGGCTGCTGCGCGCCGCCGCGGTCGCCGTGCTGGTGTTCCTCGTGCTGCCGATCGCGGCCATCGTGCCGCTGTCGTTCAGCGACAGCACCTTTCTCGCCTACCCGATCGAGAACTGGTCGCTGCGCTGGTACCGCGAGATGTGGCACGCACCGGAGTGGATCCGGGCGGCGCGCAACAGCTTCATCGTCGCCCCGGCGGCGACGCTGATCGCCACCGTGCTCGGCACGCTCGCGGCGATGGGGCTGGCGCGCACGCGCTTCCCTGGCAAGGAGCTCATCAACAGCATCGTCATCGCGCCGATGGTCGTGCCCATCGTCGTGGTCGGTGTGGGGACCTACCTGTATTTCGCCAGGCTCGGGCTCAACGACTCCTACCTCGGGCTGATCCTCGTGCATGCGGCGCTGGGCGCACCCTTCGTCGTCACCACCGTGATGGCGACGTTGCAAAACTTCAACACCAACCTCGTGCGCGCCAGCCTGAGCCTGGGGGCCGGACCCATCGAGACGTTTCGCCGCGTCACGCTGCCCGTGATCGCGCCGGGGGTGATCTCTGGGGCCCTGTTCGCGTTTGCGACCTCGTTCGACGAGGTGGTCGTGACCCTGTTCCTCGCCGGCCCCGAGCAGGTGACGCTGCCGCGCCAGATGTTCACCGGCATCCGCGAAAACATCTCGCCCACCATCGCCGCCGTCGCCACGCTGCTGACGCTGTTCACCACTGCGCTGATGCTGACGCTGGAGTGGCTGCGCGGCCGCAGGAAATGA
- a CDS encoding ABC transporter permease: MTAAAVPAGPALARQLRRAQRRQQWRAAALTAPLLLFLLVFFLVPLASLLVRAVENPEVADALPATARALADWDGGTEPPAAAFAAVAADLRAIDETAQAGALARRLNSEAPGARSLIMGTYRAVREWTAPPADARQALLDLDPRWAELPYWQAIAKNTQRWTPDYLLASVDLRRSVDGGIERIPPEEAVFSQILWRTFEISAVVTLVALLMAYPLAYWLSTLPERRANLLLILVLLPFWTSVLVRIAAWIVLLQNNGLINQWLQGIGLIDGPLPLLFNRTGVVIAMVHILLPFMILPLYSVMKTIPPNYLRAAVSLGSHPLAAFVRVVLPQTYPGVAAGCLLVFITAIGYYVTPALLGGASDQMLSYYIAQYTNVEVNWGMACALGAVLLSATLVLFVFYRRVSRGGLSLG, from the coding sequence ATGACGGCGGCGGCGGTCCCCGCGGGCCCGGCGCTGGCGCGGCAGCTGCGCCGCGCCCAGCGCCGGCAACAGTGGCGCGCGGCGGCGCTGACCGCCCCGCTGCTGCTGTTCCTGCTGGTGTTTTTCCTGGTGCCGCTGGCGAGCCTGCTGGTGCGCGCCGTGGAAAACCCGGAGGTCGCCGACGCGCTGCCCGCCACCGCACGGGCCCTGGCCGACTGGGATGGCGGCACCGAGCCGCCCGCGGCCGCGTTCGCGGCCGTCGCCGCCGACCTGCGTGCGATCGACGAGACGGCGCAGGCCGGCGCGCTGGCCCGCCGCCTCAACAGCGAGGCGCCCGGTGCGCGCTCGCTGATCATGGGCACCTACCGCGCCGTGCGCGAATGGACCGCACCGCCGGCGGACGCCCGGCAGGCGCTGCTGGACCTCGATCCCCGCTGGGCGGAGCTACCCTACTGGCAGGCGATCGCCAAGAACACGCAGCGCTGGACGCCCGACTACCTGCTGGCGTCGGTGGATCTGCGCCGCTCGGTCGACGGCGGCATCGAGCGCATCCCGCCCGAGGAGGCGGTGTTTTCGCAGATCCTATGGCGCACGTTCGAGATCAGCGCGGTCGTCACGCTGGTTGCGCTGCTGATGGCCTATCCGCTGGCGTATTGGCTCAGCACCCTGCCGGAGCGGCGCGCCAACCTGCTGCTGATCCTCGTGCTGCTGCCCTTTTGGACCTCGGTGCTGGTGCGCATCGCGGCGTGGATCGTGCTGCTGCAGAACAACGGACTCATCAACCAGTGGCTGCAGGGCATCGGGCTGATCGACGGGCCGCTGCCGCTGCTGTTCAACCGCACCGGTGTCGTCATCGCGATGGTGCACATCCTGTTGCCGTTCATGATCCTGCCGCTGTACAGCGTGATGAAAACCATTCCCCCGAACTACCTGCGCGCGGCCGTCTCGCTGGGCAGCCACCCGCTCGCCGCCTTCGTGCGCGTGGTGCTGCCGCAGACCTATCCCGGCGTCGCCGCGGGCTGCCTGCTGGTGTTCATCACCGCCATCGGCTACTACGTGACACCCGCGCTGCTGGGAGGCGCCAGCGACCAGATGCTGAGCTATTACATCGCGCAGTACACCAACGTCGAGGTGAACTGGGGCATGGCGTGCGCGCTGGGGGCGGTGCTGCTGTCGGCCACGCTGGTGCTGTTCGTGTTCTACCGGCGCGTCTCGCGCGGCGGTTTGAGCCTGGGTTGA
- a CDS encoding ABC transporter substrate-binding protein: protein MRLTTTLLAAAALLGGVAHAQQSLTVVNFGGANGAAQKKAYFEPFEKAHNVRITAVEYNGEQARIKAMVEAKKVTWDVVEVESPDLNRGCDEGLFERLDWSKIGNKADFQPAAVHDCGVGIFVWSTVLAYNGDRLKTAPTSWADFWNVQKFPGKRGMRKGARYNLEFALMADGVAPADVYKVLATKEGADRAFRKLTELKPHIQWWEAGAQPPQFLVAGDVVMSTAYNGRIDAAQREGRNLKITWTGGIYDLDYWVIPKGSPNKELAHRFIAAASTPEAQAEYAKLISYGPTNNKALARLDAKVLEQLPTSPANSKDALRFDIRFWADQGEALEKRFAAWAAQ from the coding sequence ATGCGTCTGACCACCACGCTTCTCGCCGCGGCAGCCCTGTTGGGCGGCGTCGCCCACGCGCAGCAAAGCCTGACCGTCGTCAACTTCGGCGGTGCCAACGGCGCGGCACAAAAGAAGGCGTATTTCGAGCCGTTCGAGAAAGCGCACAACGTCCGCATCACGGCGGTCGAATACAACGGCGAACAGGCCCGCATCAAGGCGATGGTCGAGGCGAAAAAAGTCACCTGGGACGTCGTCGAGGTCGAAAGCCCTGACTTGAATCGGGGCTGCGATGAGGGACTGTTCGAGCGCCTGGACTGGAGCAAGATTGGCAACAAGGCCGACTTCCAGCCCGCGGCGGTGCACGACTGCGGTGTCGGCATCTTCGTGTGGTCGACGGTGCTGGCATACAACGGCGACCGCCTGAAAACCGCGCCGACCAGCTGGGCCGACTTCTGGAACGTGCAGAAATTCCCGGGCAAGCGCGGGATGCGCAAGGGCGCGCGCTACAACCTGGAGTTCGCGCTGATGGCCGACGGCGTGGCGCCGGCCGATGTGTACAAGGTGCTCGCCACCAAGGAAGGCGCGGACCGGGCGTTTCGCAAGCTGACCGAGCTCAAACCCCACATCCAGTGGTGGGAAGCCGGCGCGCAACCGCCGCAGTTCCTCGTCGCCGGTGACGTGGTCATGTCCACCGCATACAACGGCCGCATCGACGCCGCGCAGCGCGAGGGCCGCAACCTCAAGATCACCTGGACGGGCGGCATCTACGACCTCGACTACTGGGTGATCCCGAAGGGCTCGCCGAACAAGGAGCTGGCCCACCGCTTCATCGCCGCGGCCAGCACGCCGGAAGCCCAAGCGGAATACGCCAAGCTGATCTCCTACGGCCCCACCAACAACAAGGCGCTGGCGCGGCTCGACGCGAAGGTGCTGGAGCAACTGCCCACCTCGCCCGCCAACAGCAAGGACGCGCTGCGCTTTGACATCCGCTTCTGGGCGGATCAGGGCGAGGCTCTGGAGAAGCGCTTCGCGGCGTGGGCGGCGCAATGA
- a CDS encoding ABC transporter ATP-binding protein, producing MTTQAPLVTFCGVQKTYDGEHLVVRDLHLDIEAGEFLSLLGPSGSGKTTTLMMLAGFETPTAGEIRLRGRDITHTPPHKRHFGMVFQNYALFPHMTVADNIAYPLTVRRVPRAEREAKVRRALDMVQMGRMADRYPAQLSGGQQQRVALARALVFDPQLVLMDEPLGALDKQLREHMQLELKALHRQLGITFVYVTHDQSEALTMSDRVAVFNEGVIQQIDRVERLYETPVNRFVASFVGDNTALDGRVVEAAGDDVVVTLGDGTRLRGVNVNGAAAGEPVQCCIRPERIEVLEAADAPPGGNVIDATLEDVIYFGDHLRLRCRRRDGTELIAKRPLSQRPHAPGETLRLHLPAPHLRCYR from the coding sequence ATGACGACACAAGCCCCCCTGGTGACCTTCTGCGGCGTCCAGAAGACCTACGACGGCGAGCACCTCGTGGTGCGCGACCTGCACCTCGACATCGAAGCGGGCGAATTCCTCTCGCTGCTGGGCCCGTCGGGCTCGGGCAAGACCACGACATTGATGATGCTGGCGGGCTTCGAGACGCCCACCGCCGGCGAGATCCGGCTGCGGGGCCGCGACATCACCCACACGCCGCCGCACAAGCGGCATTTCGGGATGGTGTTCCAGAACTACGCGCTGTTTCCGCACATGACGGTGGCGGACAACATCGCCTACCCGCTGACGGTGCGCCGCGTGCCACGCGCCGAGCGCGAGGCCAAGGTGCGGCGTGCGCTGGACATGGTGCAGATGGGCCGCATGGCCGACCGCTACCCGGCGCAACTCTCCGGCGGCCAGCAGCAGCGCGTGGCGCTGGCGCGGGCGCTGGTGTTCGACCCGCAGCTCGTGCTGATGGATGAGCCGCTCGGCGCGCTCGACAAACAGCTGCGCGAGCACATGCAGCTCGAACTCAAGGCGCTGCACCGGCAGCTGGGCATCACGTTCGTCTACGTCACGCACGACCAGTCCGAAGCGCTGACCATGTCGGACCGCGTGGCGGTGTTCAATGAGGGCGTGATCCAGCAGATCGACCGCGTCGAGCGCCTCTACGAAACACCGGTCAACCGCTTCGTCGCATCTTTCGTGGGCGACAACACCGCGCTCGATGGACGCGTCGTCGAAGCCGCCGGGGACGACGTCGTCGTCACCCTCGGCGACGGCACCCGGCTGCGCGGCGTCAACGTCAACGGCGCCGCCGCGGGTGAGCCGGTGCAGTGCTGCATCCGGCCCGAGCGCATCGAGGTGCTGGAAGCCGCGGACGCACCACCGGGCGGCAACGTCATCGACGCCACGCTGGAGGACGTCATCTACTTCGGCGACCACCTGCGCCTGCGCTGCCGGCGCCGCGACGGGACCGAACTCATCGCCAAGCGGCCGCTGTCGCAGCGTCCCCACGCCCCCGGCGAGACGCTGCGACTGCACCTGCCCGCCCCCCACTTGCGCTGCTACCGATAA